A single Bacteroidota bacterium DNA region contains:
- a CDS encoding NupC/NupG family nucleoside CNT transporter, translating to MERFIGIIGVLLILGIAFLASNNRKAINYRLVLSGIGLQLFIAVLVLKVPPVTRFFQLLGTGMQKIEGFAKQGANFVYGGIATSSYDGTVQNYSMPHTFVFAFNITATIILVCILVAIFYHVGIMQRIVSVIAKAMNFVMRVSGAEALSNVASAFVGQVEAQVMIRPYLPTMTKSELLASMSGSLACIAGGILIVYANMGAKAEYLIAASLMAAPGALVISKIVFPETEESQTMGNVKLEVKSNYSNLIDAISHGAADGFKIAMNVVAMLIGFIALIAMINWILGHIYPELTLDFIFGKLFYPIAWSMGIPLQDVGSAATLLGQKLTVNEFVAFQNLTTKAVPVLTEKGLLIISIAICGFANFSSVGMQIGGIGALAPERRTDLAKLGMKALLCGTLASYLSATIAGMLI from the coding sequence ATGGAAAGATTTATCGGAATTATTGGAGTATTACTAATACTCGGAATAGCCTTTTTGGCCTCTAACAACCGCAAAGCTATTAATTACCGATTGGTACTGAGTGGCATTGGCTTACAATTATTTATTGCGGTATTGGTTTTAAAAGTTCCTCCCGTAACTCGTTTCTTTCAGTTATTAGGAACCGGTATGCAAAAAATAGAAGGCTTTGCCAAACAAGGCGCCAACTTTGTGTACGGAGGTATTGCTACATCAAGTTATGATGGCACCGTACAAAACTATTCTATGCCGCATACATTTGTATTTGCATTTAATATTACCGCCACAATTATTTTAGTGTGCATATTGGTAGCAATTTTTTACCATGTAGGTATTATGCAGCGCATTGTTTCTGTTATTGCTAAGGCTATGAACTTTGTAATGCGCGTAAGCGGTGCCGAAGCATTGAGCAATGTTGCCAGTGCATTTGTAGGACAAGTAGAAGCACAAGTTATGATTCGCCCGTATTTACCAACGATGACCAAGAGCGAACTGCTTGCTTCTATGAGCGGTAGTTTGGCGTGTATTGCAGGCGGTATTTTAATTGTGTATGCAAACATGGGTGCCAAAGCAGAATATTTAATTGCAGCTAGTTTGATGGCTGCTCCGGGTGCATTGGTTATTTCTAAAATTGTTTTCCCCGAAACAGAAGAGTCGCAAACCATGGGCAATGTAAAGCTAGAGGTAAAAAGTAATTATAGTAATTTGATTGATGCGATAAGCCACGGTGCTGCAGATGGATTTAAAATTGCCATGAATGTGGTGGCTATGCTTATTGGTTTTATTGCATTAATCGCGATGATTAATTGGATATTAGGACATATTTATCCCGAATTGACACTTGATTTTATTTTCGGAAAATTATTTTATCCTATTGCTTGGTCAATGGGAATACCGCTGCAAGATGTGGGTAGTGCCGCTACCTTACTAGGACAAAAATTAACAGTGAATGAATTTGTTGCATTTCAAAATTTAACAACAAAAGCGGTACCTGTGCTTACCGAAAAAGGATTACTAATTATAAGTATTGCTATTTGCGGCTTTGCAAACTTTAGCAGCGTAGGTATGCAAATTGGCGGTATTGGCGCACTGGCTCCTGAACGCAGAACCGATTTAGCTAAACTAGGTATGAAAGCCTTGTTGTGTGGTACACTGGCATCTTATCTTTCTGCTACTATTGCCGGAATGTTGATTTAA
- a CDS encoding PHB depolymerase family esterase — protein sequence MSKQLGLVFLFLLVYCSVNIAQSKLLEIPEFGSNPGNLKLFVHTPNNSDTLKRPLVIVLHGCSQTANEVAELTGWNKLSDLHNFIVLYPQQKFINNSNHCFNWFEEKDITKGQGECQSIFEMIVYAQKKYSIDSTRIFITGLSAGAAMSVAMAATHPNKFNNAAVFAGTAYGVAQNVVEGFKVMRGKKTVSQTELVKLVTSQNSLYKGAYSKLIIYHGTGDGIVNYSNATLLLKQWAGIQGCDTIPDKTEKSFAGIPEITRLEYQNTKGEQLVSFYQITNLGHRLLIHPGNKEEEGGRMMMFATDKGFHSTYHVAKEFGILKK from the coding sequence ATGAGTAAGCAGCTTGGGCTTGTTTTCCTTTTTTTACTTGTTTACTGTAGTGTAAATATTGCTCAGTCTAAACTCCTTGAAATACCTGAGTTTGGTAGTAATCCGGGAAATCTAAAATTATTCGTTCATACACCCAACAACTCAGATACTCTTAAAAGGCCCTTGGTTATTGTTTTGCATGGGTGCAGCCAAACGGCCAACGAAGTAGCCGAACTTACAGGATGGAATAAATTGAGTGACTTGCACAACTTCATTGTTTTGTATCCTCAACAAAAATTTATCAATAACTCCAACCATTGTTTCAATTGGTTTGAAGAGAAAGATATTACAAAGGGCCAAGGCGAATGCCAATCTATTTTTGAGATGATTGTATATGCTCAAAAAAAATATTCTATTGATAGTACGCGAATATTTATAACAGGTCTATCTGCCGGAGCTGCTATGAGTGTGGCAATGGCAGCCACACATCCAAACAAATTCAACAACGCTGCTGTTTTTGCTGGCACCGCCTATGGTGTAGCTCAAAATGTAGTAGAAGGATTTAAAGTAATGCGCGGTAAAAAAACAGTATCACAAACTGAATTAGTAAAACTGGTAACATCTCAAAACTCTTTATACAAAGGAGCTTACAGCAAACTAATAATTTACCATGGCACCGGTGATGGCATAGTAAATTATTCCAACGCAACACTACTACTCAAGCAATGGGCAGGAATACAGGGTTGCGATACCATTCCGGATAAAACCGAAAAGTCGTTTGCCGGTATTCCGGAAATAACCAGACTAGAATACCAAAATACAAAAGGAGAACAACTAGTTAGCTTTTACCAAATAACGAACTTAGGACATCGATTGCTTATACACCCCGGAAACAAAGAGGAAGAGGGTGGAAGAATGATGATGTTTGCAACCGATAAAGGATTTCACTCCACGTATCACGTGGCAAAAGAATTTGGGATTTTAAAAAAATAA
- a CDS encoding DUF1569 domain-containing protein, which produces MKNVFNLSDSNELIARINKLTAASKPTWGKMNVSQMLAHCNVTYELVYDNKHPKPTGFKKFILKLFVKNIVVNEKPYKKGSPTAPEFLITSAKEFETEKKRLVEYITKTQQLGEAHFDGKESHSFGVLNKAEWNNMFYKHLDHHLTQFGA; this is translated from the coding sequence ATGAAGAACGTATTTAATCTAAGCGATTCGAACGAATTAATAGCTCGTATAAACAAACTAACTGCAGCTTCTAAACCAACTTGGGGCAAAATGAATGTTAGTCAAATGCTTGCTCATTGCAATGTTACATACGAATTGGTTTACGATAACAAACATCCTAAGCCTACAGGATTTAAAAAATTTATTCTAAAGCTATTTGTTAAGAATATTGTTGTAAACGAAAAGCCTTATAAAAAGGGAAGTCCAACGGCACCGGAATTTCTTATTACATCTGCGAAAGAATTTGAAACCGAAAAAAAACGATTAGTAGAATACATCACTAAAACCCAACAATTGGGTGAAGCACATTTTGATGGGAAAGAATCTCATTCGTTTGGTGTACTTAATAAAGCGGAGTGGAACAATATGTTTTATAAACATTTAGACCATCACCTAACGCAGTTTGGGGCGTAG